From the genome of Acropora palmata chromosome 4, jaAcrPala1.3, whole genome shotgun sequence, one region includes:
- the LOC141879631 gene encoding uncharacterized protein LOC141879631 codes for MFPSAVLFLEKLYGYVCCTVSSNPNKKFKLFNMATFSTAFPSLLPRVADDLWFKLEKRLDDDAALAKEEEEYAASLKKILDKGSDITPLGTTNNKGKQERLDEDDEIEDDDDSAEEIEDETDEYDESPATPDVESVEGEVEMDSSLI; via the exons ATGTTCCCATCAGCGGTCTTATTTTTAGAGAAATTATATGGTTATGTATGTTGCACTGTGTCATCGAACCCAAACAAAAAGTTCAAACTGTTCAACATGGCGACATTTTCAACGGCATTCCCTTCCCTTTTACCTCGAGTTGCTGACGATCTTTGGTTCAAATTAGAGAAAAGACTGGATGATGATGCTGCCCTGgcaaaagaggaagaagagtACGCGGCAtcg CTCAAGAAAATTTTAGACAAGGGCAGTGATATAACCCCATTAGGGACAACTAACAACAAGGGGAAACAAGAG AGGCTTGATGAGGATGATGAAATAGAAGATGACGATGACTCTGCTGAGGAAATTGAAGATGAGACTGATGAGTATGATGAAAGCCCAGCTACCCCTGATGTTGAGTCTGTGGAAGGAGAG GTTGAGATGGATTCTAGCCTCATTTAG
- the LOC141879630 gene encoding vesicle-associated membrane protein 7-like has protein sequence MPILYSVVARGTTVLAKFASCAGNFAEVTEQILSRITPENSKLTYTQGSYLFHYISEDRVIYLCITDDDFERSRAFLYLTEIKKRFQTAYHGHAQTALPFAMNSEFSRVLSTEMKRFSNTESQGDNLERVQGELDELKGIMVKNIDTIAQRGERLELLIDKAEDLNTTSLTFKKSSKGLARAMWWKNVKITIIIIIVVIVVLYFIISAACSGLDWGGCVHKDNKE, from the exons ATGCCAATATTATATAGTGTGGTAGCCAGAGGTACCACagttttggcaaaatttgcATCATGTGCCGGAAACTTTGCTGAGGTCACAGAACAAATTTTGAGTAGAATTACACCAGAGAATTCAAAACTCACATACACTCAAGGAAG TTACTTGTTCCATTATATTTCCGAAGACAGAGTAATTTACCTGTGCATCACAGATGAT GATTTTGAGAGGTCTCGAGCATTTTTGTACTTAACAGAGATTAAAAAGCG GTTTCAGACTGCATACCATGGCCATGCCCAAACAGCTCTGCCTTTTGCCATGAACAGTGAGTTTTCCAGAGTTTTATCAACAGAAATG AAAAGATTTTCCAACACTGAATCTCAGGGAGATAATCTTGAAAGAGTGCAGGGAGAGCTGGATGAACTCAAGGGGATAATGGTTAAAAACATTG ACACCATTGCTCAAAGAGGAGAGCGATTGGAGCTTTTGATTGACAAGGCAGAGGACCTCAATACAACT tctCTCACATTCAAGAAATCAAGTAAAGGCCTGGCCAGAGCCATGTGGTGGAAAAATGTCAAGATCACCataataatcatcattgtCGTAATA gTGGTTCTATATTTTATCATATCAGCTGCTTGCAGTGGGTTGGATTGGGGAGGCTGTGTACacaaagacaacaaagaataa
- the LOC141879625 gene encoding uncharacterized protein LOC141879625, with amino-acid sequence MARNGVDSRPFYCREWVFEKINTCLQRRQQQEDTKTKGAFLLGSPGSGKTTILREIVSPKASDGVQVELAKKVVVSHFCKAENALSVSVADFISSFAKQLAQAEQLKAFASKLNSAEIQNHLKLEQCIRNPDLSFKEGIVLPLNSLTPPQDVFLVVVDAIDESFLHSFDSGVASGSKTVAELVASHHDLFPPWLFLVVSARKQSKTVTRMFTGFRKFTLDDLRKAHVVKDIQHYILHRLDDEPSLRKHLTRETAEIFNQLHIKSNGCVLYLEKLLDGVVDEFFTLDETQDIPGTLSGLYLWLCNRLFSEEQVEKIRSVLNVILAAQRPLTDSELYETVWTRDSELSTEEFQETIDLMSHLILTDENGAKSISHLSFAEWLLDVKHCTPKFLCSPGDGHAMLALHYTQLSQRQLLPNPHELAFHLSRASFRECFTQDHLALWLLWSGSQIADMQLNTDALNQDVAQLLINAGAKVNELEEQGLDLPFASETTESIRALLEKGTSVDRVDSSGRTLLCNAAFNGNVDVVRLLIKHGANVNFSDTSGQSPLMLASRQGHSEIVYLLVNCGAKVDHCADDGCTVLRAAASGGYSDVVAILLDHSAQVDLADDDQRTALRGAAWGGHADIVLQLLQRGADPNLADKEGRTALIAAAYMGHQKVVRILLEHKAEINHADNDGRAALAVTVLCASSSDSHEAVVDILLNHGAEVDRPDFDGITPLCVAALEGYYNVAKLLIRAGADIGHWDRNGRTPLFAAAASGHCDIVHLLLTSAEDSNPAPSGWASPKFSMFRPDLNGWNPVMVAANQGYKDVVVLLLEANLDVNALDPDGRSALMLAAHEGHVDVITALIEHSATIEQASADGRTAVHFAAMEGHEACVQHLLSLGGDVNHQDSFGRTPLFTVAIEENKSMVEHLLDLGAFVDCQDVEGRTPLHAVTWKGSYELVELFLDRGACVNHADCEGRTALMSAAWRGHVPIVQLLIQRGAKVDKTSNEGATSLCIASQEGHDEVVQLLLENEANMNHTDKLGRTPMQVAYEAGHTRVTKVLEAFSVMRLNEGNFTSTLKRKLSSTRSESGSTISNSSQTEKLHRSDSVTSSNSSDSVAASRKELDVPRTPHLGPNGEYLEERRYSASFHNLHTVPPLKEPWNSSCPPYTSELDVHEPPPYSEKPERSSFVEDDVVTSKPSPKIKHKQFSILHKMRQKGKSAFSSNSSSGQDKHGKHAGKARAQGEKRGIISGIKKLGISSHPHGASSAKAQGEKNSDSKGSKESLETTI; translated from the exons ATGGCACGAAATGGTGTCGATTCGAGGCCGTTTTACTGTCGGGAATGGGTGTTTGAGAAAATCAACACTTGTCTTCAAAgacgacaacaacaagaagACACCAAAACGAAAGGTGCTTTTTTGTTAGGTAGCCCTGGCTCCGGTAAAACCACAATCTTACGTGAGATAGTTTCCCCAAAGGCGAGTGACGGCGTTCAAGTTGAACTTGCGAAGAAGGTCGTGGTTTCACATTTTTGCAAAGCTGAAAACGCCTTATCTGTTTCAGTCGCTGATTTTATATCAAGCTTTGCTAAGCAACTTGCTCAGGCAGAACAACTGAAAGCCTTCGCGTCGAAACTTAACAGCGCCGAAATTCAAAATCATCTAAAACTCGAGCAGTGCATTCGAAATCCAGATCTTTCATTTAAAGAAGGCATTGTTCTTCCTCTGAATTCCTTGACACCGCCTCAAGATGTGTTTTTAGTTGTGGTAGATGCCATAGATGAGTCCTTTTTGCATTCTTTCGATTCCGGCGTTGCATCTGGAAGCAAAACTGTCGCTGAACTTGTGGCCTCACACCACGATCTATTTCCACCTTGGTTATTTCTTGTTGTCAGTGCCAGAAAACAGTCTAAAACAGTGACAAGAATGTTCACAGGATTTCGTAAGTTTACCCTGGACGATCTTCGAAAAGCCCATGTGGTCAAAGACATACAACATTATATTTTACATCGTCTGGATGATGAACCCTCGTTAAGGAAACATTTGACTAGGGAAACAGCAGAgatttttaaccaacttcacATCAAAAGTAATGGTTGTGTTCTGTATTTGGAAAAATTGCTTGACGGGGTGGTGGATGAGTTTTTCACCTTGGATGAGACCCAAGACATTCCTGGAACTCTGTCTGGTCTCTATTTGTGGCTTTGTAATAGATTATTTTCGGAGGAACAAGTTGAAAAGATTCGCTCAGTCTTGAATGTTATTTTGGCTGCACAGAGGCCTCTGACAGACTCTGAATTGTATGAAACAGTTTGGACAAGAGACAGTGAATTATCCACGGAAGAATTTCAGGAAACCATTGATCTCATGTCACACCTCATTCTTACAGATGAAAATGGTGCTAAAAGTATTTCTCACTTATCTTTTGCTGAGTGGTTGCTTGACGTGAAACATTGCACTCCAAAGTTTCTATGCAGTCCTGGAGATGGACATGCAATGTTAGCGTTGCATTACACGCAACTTTCCCAAAGGCAACTACTCCCAAATCCTCATGAGCTTGCATTTCATTTAAGCCGTGCATCATTCAGGGAATGTTTTACGCAAGATCACCTTGCATTGTGGCTTCTGTGGAGTGGATCACAAATTGCTGACATGCAACTTAACACTGATGCCTTAAATCAAGATGTTGCGCAGTTATTGATAAATGCCGGAGCAAAAGTTAATGAACTGGAGGAGCAAGGGTTAGATCTGCCATTTGCGTCAGAGACAACAGAATCTATTCGTGCTTTGTTAGAGAAGGGAACATCAGTGGATCGTGTTGATAGTTCTGGGCGCACCCTGTTGTGCAATGCTGCATTCAATGGCAATGTTGATGTTGTGCGTCTTCTTATCAAGCACGGTGCAAATGTGAATTTCTCTGACACATCTGGTCAGTCCCCACTAATGCTAGCATCCAGACAAGGCCACAGTGAAATTGTGTATCTTCTGGTGAACTGTGGAGCAAAGGTAGATCATTGCGCCGATGATGGATGCACTGTATTACGAGCAGCAGCATCAGGCGGCTATTCAGATGTTGTTGCTATTTTGCTGGACCATTCAGCACAAGTAGATTTGGCTGATGATGATCAACGGACGGCGCTCCGTGGAGCAGCTTGGGGTGGACATGCTGACATTGTCCTGCAGCTCCTTCAACGTGGAGCTGACCCTAATCTTGCTGACAAAGAGGGGAGAACAGCCCTTATTGCTGCAGCGTACATGGGGCATCAGAAGGTTGTCCGAATCCTTCTTGAACACAAGGCTGAAATCAATCATGCTGACAATGATGGTAGGGCAGCTTTAGCTGTGACTGTGCTTTGTGCGTCATCAAGTGACAGCCATGAAGCTGTGGTTGATATCCTGTTAAACCATGGTGCTGAAGTGGACCGTCCTGACTTTGATGGCATAACTCCTCTCTGCGTTGCTGCATTGGAAGGTTATTacaatgttgcaaaattattaattaggGCAGGAGCTGACATTGGGCACTGGGATCGGAATGGGAGGACGCCTCTCTTTGCAGCTGCGGCAAGTGGTCATTGTGACATTGTACATTTGCTGTTGACAAGTGCTGAAG ACAGTAATCCAGCTCCTTCTGGCTGGGCTTCACCCAAGTTTTCCATGTTTCGCCCTGATCTCAATGGATGGAACCCAGTGATGGTGGCTGCTAATCAAG GTTACAAAGATGTTGTTGTATTGCTCCTTGAGGCAAATCTTGATGTCAATGCACTTGATCCCGATGGAAGATCAGCTCTGATGTTGGCTGCACACGAGGGCCATGTTGATGTCATAACAGCTCTTATTGAACACAGTGCTACCATTGAGCAGGCGTCAGCAGATGGGCGCACTGCTGTGCATTTTGCTGCAATGGAAGGACATGAAGCGTGTGTGCAACACTTGCTTAGTCTTGGCGGCGATGTCAATCATCAAGACAGCTTTGGACGCACACCACTGTTTACTGTTGCCATTGAAGAAAATAAGTCAATGGTGGAGCATCTTTTAGACCTTGGAGCATTTGTTGACTGCCAGGACGTTGAAGGAAGAACTCCTTTGCATGCAGTTACATGGAAAGGCAGTTATGAGCTTGTAGAGCTGTTCCTAGACAGAGGTGCATGCGTGAATCATGCAGACTGTGAAGGCCGCACAGCCTTAATGTCAGCAGCATGGAGAGGTCATGTTCCAATTGTGCAGTTATTGATACAGAGAGGTGCTAAGGTAGACAAAACTTCAAATGAAGGTGCCACATCTCTTTGCATCGCCTCACAGGAGGGGCATGACGAAGTTGTACAGCTCTTGTTGGAAAATGAAGCTAACATGAACCACACTGACAAGCTCGGACGGACACCAATGCAAGTTGCCTATGAGGCGG GTCATACAAGGGTAACCAAAGTACTAGAGGCATTCAGTGTTATGAGGCTCAATGAGGGAAACTTCACAAGCACATTGAAAAGAAAGCTGTCTTCAACTCGTTCGGAAAGCGGTAGTACTATTTCTAACAGCAGCCAAACAGAAAAGTTGCACAGGTCTGACAGCGTCACATCATCCAACAGTTCTGACTCTGTGGCAGCTTCAAGGAAGGAGCTAGATGTCCCAAGAACGCCACACCTTGGACCTAATGGAGAGTATTTAGAGGAGAGACGTTACTCAGCCAGTTTTCATAATTTGCATACGGTCCCCCCTCTCAAGGAGCCATGGAATTCTTCCTGCCCTCCCTACACATCAGAATTGGATGTTCACGAACCTCCACCGTACTCAGAGAAACCTGAAAGAAGTTCTTTTGTTGAAGACGATGTAGTTACCAGCAAGCCTTCCCCTAAAATTAAACACAAGCAATTTTCTATACTCCATAAAATGAGGCAGAAGGGGAAAAGTGCTTTCTCCTCAAACAGTTCTTCTGGCCAAGATAAACACGGAAAACATGCGGGCAAGGCTAGAGCTCAGGGGGAAAAACGTGGAATTATTTCTGGTATAAAAAAGCTGGGGATTAGTAGTCACCCGCATGGTGCAAGTTCAGCGAAAGCACAAGGTGAAAAAAACAGTGATTCAAAGGGATCAAAGGAATCATTAGAAACAACAATATAG
- the LOC141879632 gene encoding histone H2A-like: MSGRGKGKAKGTKSKSRSSRAGLQFPVGRIHRLLRKGNYAERVGAGAPVYLAAVLEYLSAEILELAGNAARDNKKSRIIPRHLQLAVRNDEELNKLLAGVTIAQGGVLPNIQAVLLPKKGEKKTGKSSQSQEY; encoded by the coding sequence ATGTCTGGAAGAGGAAAAGGTAAAGCTAAGGGAACGAAATCGAAGAGTCGCTCGTCTCGTGCGGGCCTGCAGTTTCCAGTTGGCAgaattcatcgccttcttcgcAAAGGAAACTACGCAGAGCGGGTTGGCGCTGGCGCTCCAGTTTATCTTGCCGCTGTTTTGGAGTACTTGTCCGCCGAAATCTTGGAACTAGCAGGCAATGCAGCTCGCGATAACAAGAAATCGAGAATTATTCCTCGTCATCTTCAACTTGCCGTACGCAATGACGAAGAGTTGAACAAGCTCCTTGCTGGCGTCACGATCGCTCAGGGAGGTGTTTTGCCAAACATTCAAGCTGTATTGCTTCCGAAGAAAGGCGAGAAAAAGACAGGGAAATCATCCCAAAGCCAAGAATACTAG
- the LOC141878823 gene encoding DNA-directed RNA polymerases I and III subunit RPAC2-like yields MADGGEQQKEELKRRLEVLATGDPEDETCATFVLHEEDHTLGNSLRYIIMKNPEVEFCGYSVPHPSENKINLRIQTNGPPALDVLRRGLSELTALCEHMLATFETTVEEHKQAKQNDDVDMSDTED; encoded by the exons atggcggatggaGGAGAACAACAGAAAGAAGAACTAAAACGGCGTTTAGAAGTG CTCGCAACAGGTGATCCAGAGGACGAGACATGCGCCACGTTTGTCCTGCACGAAGAGGACCACACACTTGGAAACTCATTGAGATATATAATCATGAAAAA cCCTGAGGTTGAGTTCTGTGGATACAGTGTTCCACATCCATCAGAAAACAAGATAAACCTTCGCATACAAACAAATG ggCCTCCTGCATTAGATGTTCTCAGACGAGGATTATCAGAATTAACAGCTCTGTGTGAGCATATGTTGGCCACATTTGAg ACAACTGTTGAGGaacacaaacaagcaaaacaaaatgatgacGTTGACATGTCAGATACAgaagattaa